A stretch of the Flavobacterium sp. 5 genome encodes the following:
- a CDS encoding transketolase family protein: MKKYTNTGSKDTRSGFGAGLAELGRTNPNVVALCADLIGSLKMEEFIKDNPERFFQIGIAEANMIGIAAGLTIGGKIPFTGTFANFSTGRVYDQIRQSVAYSDKNVKICASHAGLTLGEDGATHQILEDIGLMKMIPGMMVINTCDYNQTKAATIAIAKHKGPVYLRFGRPVVPNFTPADSHFELGKAILLNEGTDVTIVATGHLVWEALIAAETLEQNGISVEVINIHTIKPLDEEAILQSVAKTKCIVTAEEHNFMGGLGESIARVLALHNPTPQEFVSTRDTFGESGTPAQLMDKYELNNEAIVKAVQKVLKRK; encoded by the coding sequence ATGAAAAAATATACAAATACAGGAAGCAAGGATACCAGAAGTGGATTTGGTGCTGGTTTAGCAGAATTAGGGAGAACAAATCCTAATGTTGTTGCTTTATGTGCCGACTTGATAGGTTCCTTAAAAATGGAAGAATTCATAAAAGATAATCCAGAAAGATTTTTCCAAATTGGTATTGCCGAAGCTAATATGATAGGAATTGCAGCAGGATTAACCATTGGTGGAAAAATACCTTTTACAGGAACTTTTGCTAATTTTTCGACAGGAAGAGTGTATGATCAAATTAGACAGTCAGTTGCTTATTCTGATAAAAATGTAAAAATCTGTGCTTCTCATGCAGGTCTTACTCTTGGTGAGGACGGCGCAACTCATCAAATATTAGAAGATATTGGACTTATGAAAATGATTCCGGGTATGATGGTTATCAATACTTGTGATTACAATCAAACGAAGGCTGCAACAATTGCAATTGCAAAACATAAAGGACCAGTTTATTTGCGTTTTGGCCGACCAGTAGTTCCAAATTTTACTCCAGCTGATAGTCATTTTGAATTGGGAAAAGCGATTTTACTTAATGAAGGTACAGATGTTACAATAGTAGCAACAGGACATCTAGTTTGGGAGGCTTTAATTGCTGCCGAAACATTAGAACAAAATGGAATCAGTGTAGAAGTAATTAATATTCATACCATAAAACCGTTGGATGAAGAAGCAATCTTGCAATCTGTAGCAAAGACTAAATGCATCGTAACTGCTGAAGAACACAATTTTATGGGAGGATTAGGAGAAAGTATTGCTAGAGTTTTAGCATTACATAATCCGACTCCACAAGAGTTTGTATCTACTCGCGATACTTTTGGTGAAAGCGGTACTCCAGCACAATTGATGGATAAATATGAATTGAATAATGAAGCAATTGTAAAAGCAGTTCAAAAAGTATTGAAAAGAAAGTGA
- a CDS encoding phospholipase A: MKNYFVKAIQIVALFLFTTSSIWGQSSSIFKKQDSYQTLTQIWELEPDSTSETFLITAYKPTYIMPFRFSSHRRAVPFEVTPDDVADSGNEVELQNVEATMQFSFKTKLAQRIFGNGALWLGYTQKSFWQVYNVEFSRPFRETNYEPEIIFNYPVTFNFLNIKMLGLAFNHQSNGREGHKFTRSWNRVILGAGFEDKQWSLFVRTWFAIEDTENPDIENYMGRADVTFNYRLKKHLLTLKAQHSLRFGEDNHGSIEFDWAFPIYGNLKGYGQFFHGYGDAMIDYNQIHTIAGIGIVFAGTL; the protein is encoded by the coding sequence ATGAAAAATTATTTCGTAAAAGCAATACAAATAGTAGCTCTCTTTTTATTTACGACCTCTTCAATATGGGGACAATCATCGTCGATTTTTAAGAAACAGGATTCGTATCAGACTCTTACTCAAATATGGGAACTAGAACCTGACAGCACTAGTGAAACCTTTTTGATAACAGCTTATAAGCCTACTTATATTATGCCATTCCGGTTTTCAAGTCATAGGAGAGCAGTTCCTTTTGAAGTAACTCCTGATGATGTTGCTGATAGCGGAAATGAAGTAGAATTACAAAATGTAGAAGCTACTATGCAATTCAGTTTCAAAACTAAATTAGCTCAAAGAATCTTTGGAAATGGAGCTTTATGGCTGGGTTATACTCAAAAATCATTTTGGCAGGTTTATAATGTAGAATTTTCAAGACCTTTTAGAGAAACCAATTATGAACCAGAAATTATTTTTAATTATCCTGTTACATTTAATTTTTTAAACATAAAAATGCTTGGACTTGCATTTAATCATCAGTCAAATGGAAGAGAAGGCCATAAATTTACAAGAAGTTGGAACCGAGTTATTTTGGGTGCAGGCTTTGAAGATAAGCAATGGAGCTTGTTCGTTAGAACATGGTTTGCAATTGAAGATACTGAGAACCCTGATATTGAAAATTATATGGGTAGAGCTGATGTTACTTTTAATTATAGACTAAAAAAACATTTACTGACATTAAAAGCACAACATTCTTTACGATTTGGTGAGGATAATCATGGCAGTATTGAGTTTGACTGGGCTTTCCCTATATATGGTAATCTAAAAGGATATGGTCAATTTTTTCATGGATATGGAGATGCTATGATTGATTACAATCAAATTCATACCATTGCAGGAATTGGGATTGTATTTGCGGGAACATTATAA